Within Tribolium castaneum strain GA2 chromosome 10, icTriCast1.1, whole genome shotgun sequence, the genomic segment ttatgaaaaatgcttCTTCACTGAACGTGAAACTGAATTTGCGGATTGCATTCTACAACCAAGCTGTTGCTCATTGCGTCGTAACCGGTGCGGTTAAACCGAAACACATACAGAGTAAAGCACATGGGCAACATGACGCCCAGGaacacgttttttaaaatcgcCCGAATGATGGCCTTTTGGATGCCGAGCGGCAAACACGGGCTCACTCTCACAACGTCGTCCGACTGCCCCGGCACTGGGGTAATATTCTCAACTTGTATTACCATGAGACCCATGTATTTCTTCCCCGGGGTGGCACACGAGCCCCCTTTAAGCCAATAAACCTGAAATTTCCCGAATCAAATAAAGCGGCCAGTTTCAAATTCAGTTCACCTCATAGCAACACACTATGAAGCGGTGGAGCAGCTCCAGAGTCAATATTTCGACGGACATCTGCATGGCGATTTTAGGGTCCTGTAGGTTCTTCTTAAACGAGTCAAACCGGTAGTTTTCTATGCTTCTGAAAACTGCAAGTCAGGTGCGCAAACCTGGGGGTAGTACTTACAGGACATAAAAACATTCAATTATCACAAACGTTACaaccatttttattaacaaaaggATTAGGAAATCTAGGAATTCGGCCACGATTCGTTTCCATAGGGGCGGTATCACAAATTCGTGAATACCTGGCTGGAAAACTGCAACACTGTTGGTGGCAAAGGCACCATGAGTTGTGTAATATCTACCTGGAACGTTCAGATTCCTCCTATTACTGTGTCGGTTTAAATAAGCCACATTCCAAGTACTGTTTTCTGTCTGGTTTTGCAAATTTGTGTAGTAAGGGAAGCTCGCACAGAATCCATGCCATAACCTAGCTTCATCCAGCCACTGTTTCAGCTTGTCCACATACTCCTGGCGGGTCTGgtacttattttttgcattgGAATTGTCCATATTGAAAAACATgatgaaaaactcaaaatttcacatttgaatttatagGGATCAGACGATTCCCACCACTGGAGCAGAGATAATAGGTGGACGCGAATGACGTGACATTTTCCACTTCGCTAAGtgtattcttaattttttggatttgaaaTTACGGAATAaccataattttataaatctgGGCTAgaatttgcttaaatctcttgccgtttaagtaaaaaaagatTACGCAAGTTTCGAATTTGATAGTTCGGTAAATAGAAAGTATACTTCGATAGATAAAGATGGAGATAGGTTTCCCCATTGTTCCATTGCGTAGTTTGTCTCTTTCTATCGCTGtatatcaataaaataataaacaataataaatggttttttatttatttttaagatttaaggattacaaaatcaataaaaaaattgtttatttatgtattttgtaaatttaagtGATTTTCTTggatttgttaattttataattgtcAAATAAACCAATACAGAGTATAAAAAAACGATATTCGATATCTCAAAACCTCGCTATTTGTAGCATCAGGTACTGCGACGTAAGAGGTTCAACCGTATTTctttgacaaattttaaacCAATCAAATCATTTCTATTTCTGCGATTCCTCCAATCAGATTCAAATTACGCAATAATTTGCGCATGTGCACGTGGTAGGTTTCGTTTTGAAAACTGGTGGTTGGTACGATGACGAAAGCATCGTTATCTCAACGAAGTCATTTGAATGgaattggcaattttttccGCAACTATGCGTTATGGGGAGGGGCaggtgtaaaaaaataaataaattgttgggcctgtatttttatatttaaggTATATATGGTTAAGGAACCACCTAAGGAGGTGCGGTACTTTCGACTTTacccatttaattttttcgtcttCTTGGAATACCTATTAACCGTTGCCATTTTGCGccgattaaatatttttcataccTTCTTTATCAATTAAGCGTTATCCAATATGcgttccattttttatttgattaccGTCGCATCAACACCTGTAAGCCAGCGCAATGGGCAATTCCTGTGTTAAACACTTTGACGATGAGAGGAACAACTTGGAAGTAACTCGTCTTCATCTGTTGATGATTTTACAGTGAgtagataaataaaatgagaaaaaacgGTTATTAATTTCTTTACAGTGACGAAGGCGCAGCAGAAGTCCTCAGTTTTGCGTTGAGAGATCGCCAAAACTACGACGTTTGTAAAAATGAAGAGGAACTGAGGCAAGCCTGCATTTTGGCTGCGTCTCGAAAATACTATTTTGAGAAGTTCCGCTACGAAGATGTTTACAAGAAAACTGCCCCGTATGTGCTTCTCTTGGAGGAGTTTATGAAAATTCAAGATGCCATTGAGGAGGAGAGGCAAATGGAGGAGGGCCATTTTGACCGCATTGCCAGTCTCCGCCGTCGGAACAAACTTGAATCGGAAGGAAATCAAGGGAGTTCAGTGagtttatgattttttgtattatgtaTCCATGtattaattacataatatCTTGTATTACTTATTATTGTATTACTTGTATTACTTATTATCGTATTatgtataaaaatgtaattatttttgaataaaggaCATGAGTTTATTTTTGCTGTTTCGATAAATCACCACATTATTCCTGAATTAAAACTCACAGAATTtttacagggtgagtcattattttaatgaataaaagcattaaaagcataaattttttaaatattctatACATAAAGATTAAACCATCAAAAAACTATTATCAAATGGTAGTGCCATTTgctctttttaaataattttgatcttcgacaatctttttatttttccagattttttagtttttattataccGTTCACATAAaacttttatattatttacacCCTTTATCTCTATGGCCAGCTTCTATCAAAGATTAAGGGCCGGTCTATAAAAacttcattaaatttattaaattatttattaaaagttaacaacgcaaataGTCCAATTaaattggttcaatttggtcacgtgatcagttattCATACATTTTGGTTGTGAATTACATTAATTCTATGCTATAAACCAGtccaaagtatatttttaccaGATGTATATAAAATTATCGAATTCTATTTACAATTATACCTATGTAAGTCGAAATATCTGTGGCCACTAAAAATTCGGGACAT encodes:
- the LOC657524 gene encoding protein FAM8A1, whose product is MFFNMDNSNAKNKYQTRQEYVDKLKQWLDEARLWHGFCASFPYYTNLQNQTENSTWNVAYLNRHSNRRNLNVPVFQPGIHEFVIPPLWKRIVAEFLDFLILLLIKMVVTFVIIECFYVLSIENYRFDSFKKNLQDPKIAMQMSVEILTLELLHRFIVCCYEVYWLKGGSCATPGKKYMGLMVIQVENITPVPGQSDDVVRVSPCLPLGIQKAIIRAILKNVFLGVMLPMCFTLYVFRFNRTGYDAMSNSLVVECNPQIQFHVQ
- the LOC103314670 gene encoding uncharacterized protein LOC103314670, which produces MGNSCVKHFDDERNNLEVTRLHLLMILHDEGAAEVLSFALRDRQNYDVCKNEEELRQACILAASRKYYFEKFRYEDVYKKTAPYVLLLEEFMKIQDAIEEERQMEEGHFDRIASLRRRNKLESEGNQGSSVSL